One part of the Eucalyptus grandis isolate ANBG69807.140 chromosome 10, ASM1654582v1, whole genome shotgun sequence genome encodes these proteins:
- the LOC104422417 gene encoding uncharacterized protein LOC104422417 isoform X1 has translation MECCGRPNRSDVHLSKEEEAMIEEKTKEYFDGVAPKRHTKPQRSEYSSNYVDVLSTDGDIPEFVQFQRLENDPQKLVYSACEAKEDFMETEYYKDLNCVDKQHHRTGTGFITVENTKGEGFNLDSETSTIHHASCKGNPATNEWIPAASDSVTFHSDKPKRSDN, from the exons atggagtGCTGCGGGAGGCCTAACAGGAGCGACGTTCACTTGTCCAAGGAGGAAGAGGCCATGATCGAGGAGAAAACCAAGGAGTACTTCGACGGTGTTGCTCCCAAGCGGCATACGAAGCCCCAGCGGAGCGAGTACTCCTCCAATTATGTCGACGTCCTGTCCACCGATGGCGATATCCCGGAATTCGTGCAGTTCCAGCGCCTTGAGAATGATCCTCAG AAACTTGTCTACAGTGCATGCGAAGCGAAGGAGGACTTCATGGAGACTGAATATTACAAGGATCTCAACTGCGTTGACAAGCAACACCACAGG ACTGGGACAGGCTTTATAACAGTGGAGAACACCAAAGGCGAGGGCTTCAATCTTGACTCGGAAACCTCCACCATACATCATGCCTCTTGCAAGGGGAACCCAGCAACAAATGAGTGGATTCCAGCTGCTTCTGACAGT GTGACATTTCACTCCGATAAACCAAAAAGAAGTGATAATTGA
- the LOC104422417 gene encoding uncharacterized protein LOC104422417 isoform X2, which translates to MECCGRPNRSDVHLSKEEEAMIEEKTKEYFDGVAPKRHTKPQRSEYSSNYVDVLSTDGDIPEFVQFQRLENDPQKLVYSACEAKEDFMETEYYKDLNCVDKQHHRTGTGFITVENTKGEGFNLDSETSTIHHASCKGNPATNEWIPAASDSVGDISLR; encoded by the exons atggagtGCTGCGGGAGGCCTAACAGGAGCGACGTTCACTTGTCCAAGGAGGAAGAGGCCATGATCGAGGAGAAAACCAAGGAGTACTTCGACGGTGTTGCTCCCAAGCGGCATACGAAGCCCCAGCGGAGCGAGTACTCCTCCAATTATGTCGACGTCCTGTCCACCGATGGCGATATCCCGGAATTCGTGCAGTTCCAGCGCCTTGAGAATGATCCTCAG AAACTTGTCTACAGTGCATGCGAAGCGAAGGAGGACTTCATGGAGACTGAATATTACAAGGATCTCAACTGCGTTGACAAGCAACACCACAGG ACTGGGACAGGCTTTATAACAGTGGAGAACACCAAAGGCGAGGGCTTCAATCTTGACTCGGAAACCTCCACCATACATCATGCCTCTTGCAAGGGGAACCCAGCAACAAATGAGTGGATTCCAGCTGCTTCTGACAGTGTAG GTGACATTTCACTCCGATAA
- the LOC104422418 gene encoding proliferating cell nuclear antigen has protein sequence MLELRLVQGSLLKKVMESLKDLVNDANFDCSATGFSLQAMDSSHVALVALLLRSEGFEHYRCDRNISMGMNLNNMSKMLKCAGNDDIITIKADDGSDTVTFMFESPTQDKIADFEMKLMDIDSEHLGIPEAEYHAIVRMPSSEFARICKDLSSIGDTVVISVTKEGVKFSTRGDIGTANIVCRQNTTVDKPEEATVIEMNEPVTLTFALRYLNSFTKATPLSNTVTISLSSDLPVVVEYKIAEMGYIRFYLAPKIEEDEDETKP, from the exons ATGCTGGAGCTCCGGCTAGTGCAGGGCTCGCTCCTGAAGAAGGTCATGGAGTCGCTCAAGGACCTCGTGAACGACGCCAACTTCGACTGCTCCGCCACGGGGTTCTCCCTCCAGGCCATGGACTCGAGCCACGTGGCCCTGGTGGCCCTGCTCCTCCGGTCGGAGGGGTTCGAGCACTACCGGTGCGACCGCAACATCTCCATGGGGATGAACCTCAACAACATGTCGAAGATGCTCAAGTGCGCCGGGAACGACGACATCATCACCATCAAGGCCGACGACGGGAGCGACACGGTCACCTTCATGTTCGAGAGCCCGA CGCAGGATAAAATTGCCGATTTCGAGATGAAATTGATGGACATTGACAGTGAGCACCTTGGAATACCGGAGGCAGAGTACCATGCAATTGTTAGAATGCCATCATCTGAATTTGCTAGGATTTGTAAAGATCTCAGCAGCATTGGTGATACTG TTGTTATATCCGTGACAAAGGAGGGTGTGAAATTCTCTACTAGAGGTGATATAGGAACTGCAAATATTGTTTGCAGGCAAAATACAACTGTCGACAAG CCAGAGGAAGCTACAGTTATTGAAATGAATGAGCCAGTGACTTTGACTTTTGCACTGAGGTACCTGAACTCCTTCACGAAGGCAACCCCTTTATCCAACACTGTGACTATCAGTTTGTCTTCAGATCTTCCTGTTGTTGTCGAGTACAAGATTGCCGAGATGGGTTATATCAGGTTTTACCTGGCTCCTAAGATAGAAGAGGATGAGGACGAGACAAAGCCATAA
- the LOC104422419 gene encoding cytosolic enolase 3: protein MSVQEYLDKHMLSRKIEDAVNAAVRAKTPDPVLFISNHMRKAVPSVITKIKARQILDSRGVPTVEVDLYTHKGMFRASAPSGDQTGMYEAVELRDGDKGVYLGNSVQRAVRNINEKISEALIGMDPILQSQIDQAMIDLDKTEKKGELGANAILAVSIAACKAGAAEKEVPLYKHIADLACKPDLTLPVPSFTVISGGKHAGNNLAIQEIMILPIGASTFEEALQMGSETYHHLKAVIMEKHGPQGCNVGEDGGFAPNVSSLREALDLVKEAISRTGYNERIKIAIDVAATNFCIGTKYDLDFKFPNKSGQNFKSGEDMIDMYKELCSDYPIVSIEDPFDKEDWEHVKYFSSLGVCQVVGDDLLMSNPKRVERAINESACNAFLLKVNQIGTVTEAIEVVKLAKDAHWGIVTSHRCGETEDTFIADLSVGLGTGHIKAGAPCRGERLAKYNQLLRIEEELGDQAGYVGEDWKLS, encoded by the exons ATGTCGGTGCAGGAGTATCTGGACAAGCACATGCTCTCGCGCAAAATCGAAGACGCCGTCAATGCCGCGGTTAGGGCCAAGACTCCCGATCCCGTCCTCTTCATC TCGAATCACATGAGGAAGGCGGTCCCGTCGGTCATAACGAAGATCAAGGCCAGGCAGATACTGGACAGCAGGGGCGTTCCGACTGTCGAGGTCGACTTGTACACCCACAAAGGGATGTTCCGCGCCTCGGCTCCGAGCGGCGACCAGACCGGAAT GTACGAGGCTGTGGAATTGCGGGACGGGGACAAGGGAGTGTATCTTGGAAATAGCGTACAGAGAGCTGTTAGGAATATCAACGAGAAAATCTCCGAAGCACTGATAGGGATGGATCCTATTCTTCAGTCTCAGATTGATCAGGCCATGATAGACCTGGACAAAACGGAGAAGAAG GGTGAGCTGGGAGCTAATGCAATATTGGCTGTGTCAATTGCTGCTTGCAAAGCTGGTGCTGCTGAAAAGGAG GTTCCCCTTTATAAGCACATTGCTGATCTTGCTTGTAAGCCCGACCTGACTCTTCCAGTACCTTCCTTCACTGTTATAAGTGGTGGAAAACATGCTGGAAACAACCTTGCCATTCAG GAAATCATGATTCTACCAATTGGAGCCTCCACATTTGAGGAGGCTTTACAAATGGGTTCTGAAACCTATCATCACTTAAAG GCTGTTATTATGGAGAAACATGGTCCACAGGGATGCAATGTGGGTGAAGATGGTGGCTTTGCTCCGAATGTGTCCAG CCTTAGAGAAGCCCTGGATCTGGTTAAAGAGGCTATCAGCAGAACGGGCTATAACGAGAGAATAAAGATAGCTATCGATGTCGCTGCTACTAATTTTTGCATAG GCACAAAATATGATCTGGACTTCAAGTTTCCAAATAAGTCAGGGCAGAATTTCAAATCTGGGGAGGATATGATAGATATGTATAAGGAGCTCTGTTCTG ACTATCCGATTGTATCAATCGAAGATCCATTTGACAAGGAGGACTGGGAGCATGTTAAGTATTTCTCCAGCCTTGGAGTTTGCCAG GTTGTTGGGGATGACTTGCTAATGTCAAATCCCAAACGTGTTGAGAGAGCAATCAACGAGTCCGCTTGTAATGCTTTTCTTCTCAAG GTAAACCAGATTGGAACGGTGACGGAGGCCATTGAGGTGGTCAAGCTAGCAAAGGATGCTCATTGGGGAATTGTAACATCACATAGATGTGGTGAAACTGAAGATACTTTCATAGCCGACCTATCTGTGGGACTAGGTACTGGTCACATCAAGGCAGGTGCTCCTTGTCGAGGAGAACGACTGGCAAAGTACAACCAG TTGcttcgcattgaggaagagcTTGGTGATCAAGCTGGTTATGTCGGTGAAGATTGGAAGCTGTCATAG
- the LOC104422420 gene encoding neutral ceramidase 1 isoform X2, which produces MGFLRCFNLPIRRPQMAAWLWISLLLLQGSVGVRSDSNYLIGLGSYDITGPAADVNMMGYANTEQVAAGVHFRLRARAFIVAEPKGKRVAFVNLDACMASQLVTIKVLERLKARYGDLYTESNVAISGIHTHAGPGGFLQYVVYIVTSLGFVRQSFDVIVDGIEKSIIDAHENLRPGSVFVNKGELLDAGVNRSPSGYLNNPAAERSKYKYDVDKEMTLLKFVDSEWGPVGSFNWFATHGTSMSRTNSLISGDNKGAAARFMEDWFNKNGVEMSYSDDLEDGGNPRRVSNIVPEVHNNHHELLELAASFQSPPGKPATKTLSVARRVRSALRQTEKPGFVAAFCQTNCGDVSPNVLGAFCIDTGLPCDFNHSTCGGKNELCYGRGPGYPDEFESTRIIGERQFEKALDLFNKASEQLRGKVDSRHVYLDFSNLEVTIPKQGGGSEVVKTCPASMGFAFAAGTTDGPGAFDFKQGDDQGNPFWKLVRNLLKTPNQTQVDCQHPKPILLDTGEMKQPYDWAPSILPIQMFRIGQLVILSVPGEFTTMAGRRLREAIRTVLTSGGEGHFKGDVHVVIAGLTNTYSQYVTTFDEYQVQRYEGASTLYGPHTLSAYIQEFKKLASAMLSGQPVQPGPQPPDLLAKQISLLTPVVMDATPAGVNFGDVKTDVPTNSTFKRGDTVSVVFWSACPRNDLMTEGTFALVEALQGKDTWVPAYDDDDFCLRFKWSRPSKLSTRSMAAIEWRIPESATPGVYRIRHFGASKVLIGSIRHFAGSSSAFVVS; this is translated from the exons ATGGGATTCCTTCGTTGCTTCAATCTCCCCATCCGGAGACCACAGATGGCTGCTTGGCTGTGGATTTCTCTGTTGCTTCTGCAGGGGAGCGTGGGAGTGCGCTCCGATTCCAATTATTTGATTGGTCTTGGGAGCTACGACATCACTGGCCCTGCTGCTGATGTCAACATGATGGGTTACGCAAATACGGAACAGGTTGCGGCGGGAGTTCACTTCAGGCTCCGAGCGAGGGCATTCATCGTGGCGGAACCAAAAGGGAAGCGTGTCGCATTCGTGAATCTCGATGCTTGCATGGCGTCTCAGTTGGTGACAATCAAAGTGCTCGAGAGATTGAAGGCGAG GTATGGTGACTTGTATACTGAAAGTAATGTAGCTATCAGTGGGATCCATACGCATGCTGGTCCCGGTGGCTTCCTCCAATATGTTGTATATATTGTCACATCTCTTGGCTTTGTGCGCCAGTCATTTGATGTCATTGTTGATGGTATCGAAAAGAGCATCATAGACGCTCATGAAAATCTCAGGCCGGGATCAGTTTTCGTGAATAAAG GGGAACTTTTGGATGCGGGAGTAAATCGCAGTCCCAGTGGTTACCTCAATAACCCCGCAGCGGAACGCAGCAAATATAAGTATGACGTTGACAAAGAAATGACACTTTTGAAGTTTGTGGATAGCGAGTGGGGGCCAGTGGGTAGCTTCAATTGGTTTGCTACGCATGGAACTTCTATGAGTCGTACAAACTCGTTGATTAGTGGGGATAACAAAGGCGCAGCTGCTCGTTTTATGGAAGATTGGTTTAACAAGAATGGTGTCGAAATGTCATATTCCGATGATCTTGAAGATGGTGGAAATCCACGAAGAGTCTCAAACATTGTACCTGAAGTTCATAATAATC ATCATGAATTATTGGAGCTTGCTGCATCTTTCCAGTCTCCCCCTGGTAAACCAGCGACTAAGACTCTGAGTGTTGCTAGACGTGTCAGGAGTGCTCTAAGGCAGACTGAGAAACCTGGATTTGTAGCTGCTTTTTGTCAAACAAACTGTGGTGATGTTAGCCCGAATGTGCTTGGAGCATTCTGCATAGACACTGGCCTACCTTGTGACTTTAATCACAGTACCTGCGGTGGGAAGAACGAGTTGTGCTATGGCCGTGGACCAGG TTACCCAGATGAATTTGAAAGCACACGTATAATTGGGGAGAGGCAATTTGAAAAAGCTTTGGATCTTTTCAACAAAGCATCTGAACAGTTGCGGGGGAAGGTTGATTCCCGTCACGTATATTTGGATTTTTCCAACCTTGAGGTGACAATACCTAAACAGGGAGGAGGTTCAGAAGTGGTAAAAACATGTCCTGCTTCCATGGGATTTGCATTTGCCGCCGGAACAACAGATGGACCTGGAGCTTTTGATTTTAAGCAAGGGGATGACCAG GGAAATCCTTTTTGGAAGCTGGTCCGCAACTTGCTTAAAACTCCGAACCAGACACAAGTTGATTGTCAGCATCCAAAGCCCATCTTGCTCGATACTGGTGAAATGAAGCAGCCATATGATTGGGCA CCTTCAATTCTTCCAATTCAAATGTTCAGGATAGGACAGCTAGTCATTCTCAGCGTACCTGGAG AGTTCACAACTATGGCTGGGAGGCGTCTCCGTGAAGCCATAAGGACGGTGCTTACAAGTGGAGGTGAAGGACATTTCAAAGGCGATGTCCATGTTGTTATAGCAGGGTTGACCAATACCTATTCTCAGTATGTGACTACTTTTGATGAGTATCAGGTCCAGCGATATGAG GGTGCATCCACACTGTATGGTCCCCACACTCTCAGTGCATATATCCAAGAGTTCAAGAAACTTGCAAGCGCAATGTTAAGCGGCCAACCTGTTCAACCTGGTCCGCAGCCCCCGGATCTTCTAGCTAAACAGATAAGCTTACTCACACCGGTTGTGATGGATGCAACACCAGCTGGAGTGAACTTTGGGGATGTCAAAACTGATGTGCCCACAAACTCTACTTTCAAGAGAGGTGACACGGTGTCGGTGGTCTTCTGGTCAGCTTGCCCAAGGAATGACCTGATGACCGAAGGTACATTTGCCCTTGTGGAGGCGCTCCAAGGAAAAGATACTTGGGTTCCAGCTTACGATGATGACGATTTCTGCCTTCGGTTCAAATGGTCTAGACCTTCAAAACTGAGCACTCGAAGCATGGCCGCCATAGAATGGAGGATACCTGAATCAGCTACTCCAGGTGTGTATAGGATTCGACATTTTGGTGCCTCGAAGGTTCTTATAGGATCAATACGCCACTTTGCCGGATCCTCTAGCGCTTTTGTTGTATCgtaa
- the LOC104422420 gene encoding neutral ceramidase 1 isoform X1: MMNCGFSSDSFIENESELNSRNVLSAGAVMGFLRCFNLPIRRPQMAAWLWISLLLLQGSVGVRSDSNYLIGLGSYDITGPAADVNMMGYANTEQVAAGVHFRLRARAFIVAEPKGKRVAFVNLDACMASQLVTIKVLERLKARYGDLYTESNVAISGIHTHAGPGGFLQYVVYIVTSLGFVRQSFDVIVDGIEKSIIDAHENLRPGSVFVNKGELLDAGVNRSPSGYLNNPAAERSKYKYDVDKEMTLLKFVDSEWGPVGSFNWFATHGTSMSRTNSLISGDNKGAAARFMEDWFNKNGVEMSYSDDLEDGGNPRRVSNIVPEVHNNHHELLELAASFQSPPGKPATKTLSVARRVRSALRQTEKPGFVAAFCQTNCGDVSPNVLGAFCIDTGLPCDFNHSTCGGKNELCYGRGPGYPDEFESTRIIGERQFEKALDLFNKASEQLRGKVDSRHVYLDFSNLEVTIPKQGGGSEVVKTCPASMGFAFAAGTTDGPGAFDFKQGDDQGNPFWKLVRNLLKTPNQTQVDCQHPKPILLDTGEMKQPYDWAPSILPIQMFRIGQLVILSVPGEFTTMAGRRLREAIRTVLTSGGEGHFKGDVHVVIAGLTNTYSQYVTTFDEYQVQRYEGASTLYGPHTLSAYIQEFKKLASAMLSGQPVQPGPQPPDLLAKQISLLTPVVMDATPAGVNFGDVKTDVPTNSTFKRGDTVSVVFWSACPRNDLMTEGTFALVEALQGKDTWVPAYDDDDFCLRFKWSRPSKLSTRSMAAIEWRIPESATPGVYRIRHFGASKVLIGSIRHFAGSSSAFVVS; the protein is encoded by the exons ATGATGAATTGCGGTTTTTCTTCCGATTCCTTTATAGAAAATGAGAGCGAATTGAATAGCCGAAACGTTTTATCCGCCGGAGCTGTGATGGGATTCCTTCGTTGCTTCAATCTCCCCATCCGGAGACCACAGATGGCTGCTTGGCTGTGGATTTCTCTGTTGCTTCTGCAGGGGAGCGTGGGAGTGCGCTCCGATTCCAATTATTTGATTGGTCTTGGGAGCTACGACATCACTGGCCCTGCTGCTGATGTCAACATGATGGGTTACGCAAATACGGAACAGGTTGCGGCGGGAGTTCACTTCAGGCTCCGAGCGAGGGCATTCATCGTGGCGGAACCAAAAGGGAAGCGTGTCGCATTCGTGAATCTCGATGCTTGCATGGCGTCTCAGTTGGTGACAATCAAAGTGCTCGAGAGATTGAAGGCGAG GTATGGTGACTTGTATACTGAAAGTAATGTAGCTATCAGTGGGATCCATACGCATGCTGGTCCCGGTGGCTTCCTCCAATATGTTGTATATATTGTCACATCTCTTGGCTTTGTGCGCCAGTCATTTGATGTCATTGTTGATGGTATCGAAAAGAGCATCATAGACGCTCATGAAAATCTCAGGCCGGGATCAGTTTTCGTGAATAAAG GGGAACTTTTGGATGCGGGAGTAAATCGCAGTCCCAGTGGTTACCTCAATAACCCCGCAGCGGAACGCAGCAAATATAAGTATGACGTTGACAAAGAAATGACACTTTTGAAGTTTGTGGATAGCGAGTGGGGGCCAGTGGGTAGCTTCAATTGGTTTGCTACGCATGGAACTTCTATGAGTCGTACAAACTCGTTGATTAGTGGGGATAACAAAGGCGCAGCTGCTCGTTTTATGGAAGATTGGTTTAACAAGAATGGTGTCGAAATGTCATATTCCGATGATCTTGAAGATGGTGGAAATCCACGAAGAGTCTCAAACATTGTACCTGAAGTTCATAATAATC ATCATGAATTATTGGAGCTTGCTGCATCTTTCCAGTCTCCCCCTGGTAAACCAGCGACTAAGACTCTGAGTGTTGCTAGACGTGTCAGGAGTGCTCTAAGGCAGACTGAGAAACCTGGATTTGTAGCTGCTTTTTGTCAAACAAACTGTGGTGATGTTAGCCCGAATGTGCTTGGAGCATTCTGCATAGACACTGGCCTACCTTGTGACTTTAATCACAGTACCTGCGGTGGGAAGAACGAGTTGTGCTATGGCCGTGGACCAGG TTACCCAGATGAATTTGAAAGCACACGTATAATTGGGGAGAGGCAATTTGAAAAAGCTTTGGATCTTTTCAACAAAGCATCTGAACAGTTGCGGGGGAAGGTTGATTCCCGTCACGTATATTTGGATTTTTCCAACCTTGAGGTGACAATACCTAAACAGGGAGGAGGTTCAGAAGTGGTAAAAACATGTCCTGCTTCCATGGGATTTGCATTTGCCGCCGGAACAACAGATGGACCTGGAGCTTTTGATTTTAAGCAAGGGGATGACCAG GGAAATCCTTTTTGGAAGCTGGTCCGCAACTTGCTTAAAACTCCGAACCAGACACAAGTTGATTGTCAGCATCCAAAGCCCATCTTGCTCGATACTGGTGAAATGAAGCAGCCATATGATTGGGCA CCTTCAATTCTTCCAATTCAAATGTTCAGGATAGGACAGCTAGTCATTCTCAGCGTACCTGGAG AGTTCACAACTATGGCTGGGAGGCGTCTCCGTGAAGCCATAAGGACGGTGCTTACAAGTGGAGGTGAAGGACATTTCAAAGGCGATGTCCATGTTGTTATAGCAGGGTTGACCAATACCTATTCTCAGTATGTGACTACTTTTGATGAGTATCAGGTCCAGCGATATGAG GGTGCATCCACACTGTATGGTCCCCACACTCTCAGTGCATATATCCAAGAGTTCAAGAAACTTGCAAGCGCAATGTTAAGCGGCCAACCTGTTCAACCTGGTCCGCAGCCCCCGGATCTTCTAGCTAAACAGATAAGCTTACTCACACCGGTTGTGATGGATGCAACACCAGCTGGAGTGAACTTTGGGGATGTCAAAACTGATGTGCCCACAAACTCTACTTTCAAGAGAGGTGACACGGTGTCGGTGGTCTTCTGGTCAGCTTGCCCAAGGAATGACCTGATGACCGAAGGTACATTTGCCCTTGTGGAGGCGCTCCAAGGAAAAGATACTTGGGTTCCAGCTTACGATGATGACGATTTCTGCCTTCGGTTCAAATGGTCTAGACCTTCAAAACTGAGCACTCGAAGCATGGCCGCCATAGAATGGAGGATACCTGAATCAGCTACTCCAGGTGTGTATAGGATTCGACATTTTGGTGCCTCGAAGGTTCTTATAGGATCAATACGCCACTTTGCCGGATCCTCTAGCGCTTTTGTTGTATCgtaa